From a region of the Mauremys mutica isolate MM-2020 ecotype Southern chromosome 12, ASM2049712v1, whole genome shotgun sequence genome:
- the LOC123345884 gene encoding killer cell lectin-like receptor subfamily F member 1 — protein sequence MEDEEGYTVLNLRPKQKQPGRPPGAGPQGSPRYPRWIWVALGLAGAGCLVLLGAVVALAVWVSQLPVSCEGETRGATNASENDGARIVSSTECSFCLEDFRSRLKSILCEPHNGSLAEASTCKLCPRDWLLHGDKCYWLSKESKDWTGSRDDCWGKSSRMLVIQNQEEMDFIQDVTQVSSYVWIGLTVTPAGGKWTWVDGSPLDPMLFQVSGSAEGNSCGWIRGSRIQSETCGAEFKWICQKEAAVI from the exons ATGGAGGATGAAGAGGGCTACACGGTATTAAACCTCCGGCCGAAGCAGAAACAACCAGGCCGCCCCCCGGGAGCTGGGCCCCAAG GTTCCCCTCGGTACCCGCGCTGGATCTGGGTGGCCCTAGGGCTGGCCGGGGCCGGGTGCCTCGTCCTGCTGGGAGCAGTGGTAGCGCTGGCTGTTTGGG TTTCCCAGTTGCCCGTCTCGTGTGAAGGAGAGACCAGAGGAGCTACAAACGCATCAGAGAATGATGGTGCCAGAATCGTCAGTAGCACTGAATGCAGCTTCTGCCTGGAGGATTTCCGGTCTCGCTTGAAATCAATTCTGTGTGAACCCCACAACGGCAGCTTGGCAG AGGCCTCCACGTGCAAACTGTGCCCCAGGGACTGGCTGCTGCATGGGGACAAGTGCTATTGGCTGTCTAAAGAGAGTAAAGACTGGACTGGGAGCCGTGATGACTGCTGGGGGAAGAGCTCTCGCATGCTCGTGATCCAGAACCAGGAGGAGATG GATTTCATACAGGATGTTACACAAGTTTCAAGCTACGTCTGGATTGGACTTACGGTGACACCCGCAGGGGGGAAATGGACCTGGGTGGACGGTTCCCCGTTAGATCCAATGCT CTTCCAAGTCTCAGGCTCTGCTGAAGGGAACAGCTGTGGTTGGATAAGAGGCAGCCGGATTCAGTCTGAGACATGTGGTGCTGAGTTCAAATGGATCTGCCAGAAAGAAGCTGCCGTGATATAA